Proteins encoded together in one Lathyrus oleraceus cultivar Zhongwan6 chromosome 5, CAAS_Psat_ZW6_1.0, whole genome shotgun sequence window:
- the LOC127088334 gene encoding AT-hook motif nuclear-localized protein 29, with amino-acid sequence MSDHIAERNQELQLFTAPQPEIEAPNTNTTVDNNHHASSSTASRRPRGRPLGSRNKPKMPVIVTQDNTNVVNSHMLEISVGDDISKSVFDYAHRQGRGICILNGDGLVTHVRLRLPTGRIVTLQGRFEILLISGTIFPTPTPMNVGGLTIYLSGTNEQVIGGSVMPPLVASSLVTLTVASFANTTPEKLSSIVIDRNEHQLPCLNGAGQVRVGDDDLFNVGDSTSGKRNMMSSNISYPSSSTQDCIFGWDTTATIIPPSKHPRF; translated from the coding sequence ATGTCTGACCATATTGCTGAGAGAAATCAAGAGCTTCAACTATTCACTGCACCACAACCAGAAATCGAAGCACCAAACACTAATACCACCGTAGATAACAACCATCATGCATCTTCCTCCACTGCCTCTCGCCGCCCCCGAGGGCGTCCTCTTGGCTCTAGGAACAAACCCAAGATGCCTGTCATAGTAACACAAGACAACACTAATGTTGTAAATTCTCATATGCTTGAGATTAGTGTTGGAGACGACATATCAAAAAGTGTCTTTGATTACGCTCATCGTCAGGGAAGGGGCATATGTATTCTCAATGGAGATGGATTGGTGACACATGTTAGACTTCGCCTACCCACGGGAAGAATTGTAACCCTACAAGGAAGGTTTGAGATTCTTTTGATATCTGGGACAATTTTCCCAACGCCAACACCAATGAATGTTGGAGGATTGACAATTTACTTATCAGGAACAAATGAACAAGTGATTGGAGGAAGTGTGATGCCCCCTTTGGTGGCTTCAAGTCTGGTGACTCTGACAGTTGCTTCCTTTGCAAACACTACACCAGAAAAGCTTTCTTCAATAGTAATTGATCGAAACGAACATCAACTCCCATGCCTCAATGGAGCTGGACAAGTGAGAGTAGGTGATGATGATTTGTTCAATGTTGGAGATTCAACATCTGGAAAGAGAAACATGATGAGTAGCAACATCAGTTATCCATCATCCTCTACTCAAGATTGTATATTCGGATGGGATACTACTGCAACCATAATTCCCCCATCCAAACATCCCCGTTTCTAG